The window acgctttaataaaatatttataaggggagaaaaagaaaggagaatTATTGACTTTATGGTGATGATGCAGAGTAATTAGATTAGACAATTCTGAAAAAGTTAAAGTTCATTAGCTATCAGATGTTACACAACTTTGACATTTTCTTTTAGCTAATAATTAACtcatatttatttcaataatatctTATGATCATTGCATGtgatatatcatttttaaaataagttaataatttgattctataatatgtttttttaagtaaggattctatatctatatatatatatatatatatatatatatatatatatatatatatatatatatatatatatatatgaatgagtttaaagaaaaaggaaaagaacgattaattaaattttttatttgaagaagcaatatatgaattttattattgaaaaccAACTGAAGTGGCACAAGATGTACCAGGTTGGTGCATAGCAATACATATAAACTCAAAATGCATTAAACATGCATATAATTACTTCATTTGCCTCACCCCAACTCATAACTACCGAACtagaaccattttttttaacaaaaaatcagAACCCCCACATAGATCAAAACAGATGCTAATTTGATGGTCTAATCCGTCCTCAGATTATGTCCTCAAAGCAGCCGGATAAAAAGATCCCTTggattaattagaaaaacagaTTTCCATGAGAACAGCTTCGCATGAGAGAATTTGCCTCTGAACTgaacattatatatttttgttttgaaaaggaTTATTAGAAGGTTACATGATCgtatatcattttattaatcCTTCCATTTTAACACTCGTTCGCCTAGCTAGTGGATTCCCTATCCGACACTGATTtgtgaattattaaataaattttggagtgagaattaattttttgagagaactaaatataaataattaaaaggagCAAACTAAAAACCCACTGCACTTGTAAAGGAATAAAGAAAACACATGTATGCTAAAATATAAAATCGAATAAGTGTAACTAATTAATTCTTTGTATCAAGGACTAATTAAATACCTTTCAGAATGCTTTGTGTGCGTGGGTTAGGCTTCATCATGTTTAAGCCCATGCATACATGGATTTTTGGGCCAAACAGTAATACCCACACTAAGCAGTTCCCTCGAGTCTGTCTACCTCAAGTTGCCAGCCCAAATCCAATACATTTCTCACTTTTTACTTTTAGCCCCATGTTTGGCATATCATCATATTCCTAGCTAATTATTACTCTTATAATTTGGGATCAATAATCAGAGACAACGTAACATGATGCTTAAGTCAGAATCTGTACTTATTATCGCACCGTAAAATCATTGTGTCCTTTTCAAATGAGAACATTTCATTTAGGTCAAGCTAGCATATTGTTGTGTTGACAATACTAAACGGggtaaaaagtttaattttcaaggGAGAGCTATGGAAGAATCTGACATGCATTTAAGCGATATTTTGATGTGTGAATGACGGCATAGCAAAATCAGAAAGGAAGGAATAAAAACTTAAGTTACAAGATTGAAACACGGACTTATTGATTAGCCAAATCAACCAAAGAAGAAAGATGTGTGAGGAGTCATTAATAATACGCATGCTTTATTATATTGCAATGATGCTTcgtgtctttttttctttatttcctaCTTTATGAAATTCCTTTATGTATCTTCTTTTATGTTAAGTAACCACACCTTtatacaggaaaaaaaaaaaagatttgataTTGATATATCCACGGAGTACTCCAGACAAAGGGTGGATATATATGATCCCGAGATGCTTCAAGGTAACGGTATGGTGCAATATTTAGCGTTTGATCGTCAACTCATAAAgtcgtaaataaattaattaaaatgataagcCTCTGCCAAGAGATACTGGccattacatttttaattactaaagTGGTACTTTTTCATGATTAGTCACTTCTCATACGCCCACTCTTCAGCTTTAAGCTTATTCCTCTTctcattatttaaattcttgttttgcTATATCCTTGGTCCACCGTTATTATATCAAGTCTGCATATATATCAGCTTTTATTTATACATGGTTAATTTATCTTCTCCCTACTTTGATTCATTCACCTTTCACTCACTGTTTTCTCGTacgttaattatatataaatccataaaaaaatgtgtaaaattGCATGTTAAGTATTATCAAAATTCTCAAATAATGATTTATCTGATATTCCTCTGTAACACAATGTCATAGTAGTATATAATTCATTTCATGTATTGCATCTTAAATGTATCACACGTGTTGCATGCTTCTAAAATTAATGTTCTTCACCATGTGTTAcgtacatatttatttatttttaatttacaatagTATTATTCAATAttgttcttaaatattaatattacattcaTGCAACATGAAGATATATTTGTTTATGTAGTTAGTTGtatcattctttttctatttaatcTTCGTCCTTTATTTACTACTCTTTAACCAAATACTTACAGTGTTGTAACTACATTATACGATGATAAAAACTTcacataaatttatattaatatctaaactatataaacaatttttttttcaactgagATGGAAAttacatattataaataatttatttttaaatcaaaatggTGAATATTTATATCACAAGGAATGAAAAATGTTACATCTCAAGTCATTTTAATTACCGCTACAgactgaaaatataaatataaatatatatatatatatatatatatatatatatattcatttttaaaatcacaagataaatatttaaaatccaagtgaatgaaaattttatatgaacACGTTATAGATTGTATCATAAAAAggtgaaaattaaactttatatatgtaaaactaTATAAATATCTAACTTATAAAAGTAAGTTTTTACATCACAGAAGGATAAAAATTTAcatgaaaacaatttattttttaaaaggggTAATTATTTATGTCAtgtgtgaataaaaaaaattacataaaaaataatgtttttaatagGTAAAAGTTAATGGAAAGTACAAGAAATACTTTTGTTCATATACAAGTACaaagttgagaaaaaaatacaGAGTTACAAACTCTTGTTGAATATTGTTGTTCATACATATTAATATCTAAATTGCTGCTATGTGAAAATTCTGCATGAGATGATTAATATCTAAACAGTACTGTGAATATTTGCATCGATTAATTACATGCGAAtaaaatctttaaataaaaaatattaataactgAAATAAAGAGGTAATAAACATCACTTTATACTTCCACACATACGAAGCACTTGTTCCTTCCACTTGGTCTATATTAAGTGTTTTTATCTATAACATgcaaagtatttatttattataaagtatttattaattttgtgataatttttttttataaaaatctgaATAACCTCTAATGagatctttatttttaattaattatattttcatatacaaatttaatttcaatcagATCAACAACTTTTTACTTAATTGACACTCATATGGTATATAACATCTAATGCGTACGTTGAGAGTAAAAATCAcgtcaaaatatacacaatatGCAAAAAGTTAATCCTTttagctttatatatatatgggatGTGCTAAAATAGGAAGAGATGAGAAATCAAACACACAccagtaaagagacaaataaagTAGAGTCTCGTTATTCCGTCAAGTACGTATATAAGTTAAACTTTGTAAACTTATAATGatctttaatataattttttataacaattaagtaaaatataaattttaatcagaaaaacatttaaaatttatttcaaaattatatttttcaataaaaatattaaatatgaatttaatagtCATGCACGGATagtataaaatactttttatattaccattaaattataattaattgttaaaataattattataaaaatcaataaatttaatatatatatatatatatatatatatatatatataatcattcttCTCGTTAAATATTAGATACATAAAAAAACAACCAACTATGatttttgggtaaaaaaaaacaactatgaTTTAAGACAACGCTAATATTGACAAACAAAAGTACAATTGAAAGtcagttttctaaaaaaaaaattataattgatgtaataataaaaactaataatattaaggattaatatttgtcgataaaaaattaatgtaataactaaattcattatattattgtaaaaaaaaatacagtatcATATCTTGCCTCGTAATCTGAATATTTCTATATACAAAAGCTTTGTGATTGGGAAGATAGGAATTTATAAGGATGGAGAATAATGATTCATTGCCAAAGACAATGATTTGATAAGTGCTAGGTTGAAAAGCCATTGCCGCGTGCCCTcgtgtataatttatttataaacacaCTAATTGAATGAGTAAACAAAGAGAGATAGATAACCCTAAAACCGGGAAGTGGTAAGTAAGCCACTATGTAACCACTAGCCCGTTTTAATACAATAagcaaataaaagattaaattaacctgaaaaaaatgaacattaATTGAACGGTACAATATAATCCgctttattttgattattttttttcatataaataataaaaaaaattaaagttggtGTAAAACCCCTTTAATGATTCAAAATATATACTACAATAATACATCGATTATAGCAGGAACAAAAGGCGTGTTAGCTAGCTAGCCCCATCTGCTAAATTCAGGCATATAATACTGACTCTCTAACCACAGCAGCAACAAAAACTCTAATCTAATATGTCAAATGCCTCTGAATTTAGCACTTGTTCCTGCCCCTCATCgatgttaataataaaaacactaaAACTTCTTAAAGCACCTATAGCTAATTAATCTATTATTCGATCTCTTCCAGTAGTCACTAATCATTTACTAGTGTACATCATTCTGCTTTACGTGTCCTCTTTGAAGAGTagcttcctttttcttttttgctcttttgttctcttcagctttaattttctctttagcATAATcgtgttttcttcttcttcttcttccttttagtttatttataaatatatagttattaTTGTCACGAGTTCTCCACTTGTCTCTACCTGCCAATGAGTGCGCCTCCAAATGTAGACGTCCAGAAATCAACACTGGTCTCATTAGCCACTGGGAATGTGCTTGAAATCGGCACCAAACACAGCCCTCGGCTTCTCAAATCTTGTTTTGCCCCTTCTGAGTCCTTCAGATTATCACAATCCTTCAAACAcacaaatatacaaatatttcaaaattcacaatTGAAATctctatattaattatatattctcTACAGTCAAGTTATTGTTAGGACATTCACTACATTTAATGTAGTGTAACGTAAACTGTTGGACGGATGAGCATATATAGAATTATCAAACGGTTTATattgcaacatatatatataattcactgcGGTGATTATGACAGCTGCAATGAATTAATCAAGATGCCTAGTACATGTGTGTGTAACTAGAGTATTCAGACATAAATATTATGGAGTACCTGCTGGTGTTGAATGGGAGCTCCGTTGTTTTTCATATATGGAGTGCTCAAAACCTgaaattaagaaacaaaaattatatttaaacacaTAAGAAAACCCTTGTCgtttaacattttctttttgtagaatataaaaattataactagggttttctttaaaacaaaGTTAGAACTTCGAACAATGGAAACATACACTGACTTGGTCATGGAGGAACTTGATGTACTCGATGGCTTCGTGAAGAACGGATGCTGTATCCGTCTATTAAAATCAAcaagaatataataatatctGGTGAGTTTTCAATTTACCCTTCAAAGTCTAAAATGTAAAGGTTTAAATTCTACCATATCATTGTCAAAGCTGCcgtgaagggaaaaaaaataaagtgaaagaaagaacatacaaaaaaatttacctTTCCGAAAGGTGAAACCAATTGCTGAAGAGCAGTGATGCGGTCCCCCAGCTTTTCTTTCCTAACCTGTCCATATATCCATATCAACATGATCAATTCTAAagagttattattataaatgaaagttaaccagtatatatatatatatatatatatataaagctttGATAATGGAAAATAGAATATATTACTAAAGTACCTTAAAAGTTGGTAATGGAGATGGAGTCTCAATTCTTTGCCTCTTGAATGCAGGCTCAGGAGAATTTTTCTTCGCTGCGTCTGGTGATTCTTCTCTCTTGAGCTGAAGTAGTTAAACCAAATTATTACCTTTAATCCACAAAAAACCCTAGCTAGCTAGCCAGCCATGGATTATTTATAAACTTGGAaaccattaattaattaattaattaattaccttgTTTAATAGAGTATTGGGGCAGTTGGGTTTCTCTTCAAATTTTGCCGTTTGATATTGGGCTTGTGATGAAGTAAAAACACCTGCTCTTATGTCATTAAGTGCTTCGGCTGAAGAATTCCAGAAAGCAGTGTTGTTGGAAAAGTGCAATCCACTGAGCTGTTGCTTTGGCATTGAGGGTTTGGGAAGGGAAGAAACTTTGGACCAAGTTGGTGACAGTTCATTGGAACATATCCCATAGTTTGCGGAAGATGATGAGTAGGACATGGAGGGGTTGGTGAAAAGTGAGTTCTGTTGTTGTGGTTGAGGCTCAGGCTCATATAAGCTTTGTATCAATGTTGAAGGGTAACCATAGGAGGCTGAAACAACTGGGAAACCACCAGATAATGATCCAGTGCTTGTAACAACAGAATTCAGACTCTGCTGATCCAAGGAAAATTCTTGGTTCATTGGCTTCAAAGCATCAACGGTGGAAACTTGGCTGCCACCACCTATGCCTGTTTCTTCTTGAAGCACAGAATCAAAACCGCTCCCtctgtgcagagaaagaagttCACAAAAGATAAGCATATGCTTGATAAAATGAAGttcctttttcaaaagaaacaataagaaaaagaaaagaaaaaataactttttcttCCATGGTGGGAAGCTTTGGGCCGTACTAATTAATAACAACACCATATatttgttttgatatatattctgaaaattaaacttacaaTAAAGATTGATTCCAATTCGATGAAGTTGAAGATGACTTGCCAAAACCCATCATTTGTAAGGTGGAATTGATCAAGATGCTACCACTTTCACTCTGCTGTGGCTTCTCAGCATCAAGAAAACTCAAGTTATTATCAGTCTCCAGCTCAGCACAAGACCTTGTTCCCTTCAAATCAACGAAATCAGTAGTACTTTGCCAAGTGCTGTAGTTTCCTGCATGATCAGCTGCTGCCACCGAACAAGTTGATGGCATAAGAGGAAAGACACTTCTTGTTGGATTAATATTATTCCACCAATTTTCACCACAGATAGCAGCTTGAAAATCCTCAGCCATGGCAAGCAAGACTTCTTGATGCTACTAGCTATATGTTATATCTGCAGAATCTGTTTGTCCTTCAATTCTGAATTTCCTGAATTTTTTGTATCTTTGAGCTCTTGTTCTAACACAGTTACACACTTAGAAGCTTGTTGGGGATGTAAGAAAGGTTAGGGGGTTTGAGACATTTTATATATGGAACGGTTGGAAGGATACGACTAGGGGAATTTACCGGAACGCGGTTGGCATTACATGGAGATGATTTGACAAATGAATGAAAGAGAAATTAATAGAGAATTTTGAATCCAATTCCAATTctcttttcaaatatatttaactggtatttttttatatgattatttgTCCCGGacttgtttctctctctctctcttacttttctaaaaaaagtatatgtaataaaataatagtatcTGATGAAGAATTATAACTAATACATGACTTTGTGTTCCTTATGTGTAAAGTTTGGTCACTATATTGGTGACAGTGATGGAGTTGATCTACATGCCATGTCTTGGATGTATATAAGATCATATGGTTGAAATCACTTTGTTTCTAAATTGTGGTTTCAAAAATCTCAATATTGAGCTTTTTGAAAAGTCAAATACAGTAAAAACAAAATAccataaaattgataaaaaaaattaataattaataatggaatagtaactaattaactatttattaattatataacgaAATATCAGTTTCCTACTTATTTGACATTTTAGTCATTCAGTTTTCATTGAATCCtccatttttctttcataaattGTTGATGTGGTAGTACACGattataataattcaaaaaggTGTGTTCCCTGATAAACTTGATCATGAGGACCATTTATTGGTCCAAATGTTTATcgttgaagacattgtagtacCACTACGGTGAATAAAATAAACCCAGTAGGTGAGGAAATGCactaatatttcaatttttaaatgagcATTGGAAGGCCAAATCGCTGTGAGTAGGAGCGTGTGCATCACGCGGGTTAGTGAAACTAAAACACGACCATGTAACTAATACTTGACCTAACATAACTGTAGCAGGGACCAGATTCATATGTCAACAATGGCATTGTTCccttagaaattaaattagctGAGATAGACAATATTCCACACTGAATGAATACATATTTGGCTTTAGGTAGTTAATACATATTAGTTTAGATACTTTCAACTACTGCAGAATACTTGTGTTTGATGTCAAATACTTTTTAAATGCAGTAGCCCTCtttttggaggaagaagaataATGGATAAACCACGTAATTAAATCAATGTCAACCCCTAATCCTTGGCGTACAATTCGAGCTTTTGTTCTCTGTCTTTCATATTAGATTGCGATATATACATTATCTCATCATTTTGACTAAGGTCTATAATTTGCGACACCTttgtgtatattttatttacacaattttataaactaaataaaataattggcGATATATATGATATCTCTTACTTAAATATTAATGTAACATGACTatgtgacaaaaaaaatgtatataatttttaatcagtgtaaaataataattcatcaATTGGTAATTAATTTACCCACCAAAAGTTGGTCACAATATATAGAAGTGGTGTGAGTCCATAAACTTTACGAACAATGTCAATTAagggtttaaattttaaaatggtcACTAATAAATAGCACATCATTAATTAAGCGCATgtataatttctaatttatcaaCATACAATATAGCATCCAAAACCTCAAAATATATATCACACCtattgagtttttcttttcactaataaacaacaaatacatacagaatttctaaaatacctgcacataaattgattttatatttaaattgattttttggttcaaatatttaaattgatttaaatcaaatcataattttttttgttcttttttcttccaaaaattacttaaaacgaatcataattcataaacgCCTATGAATCTCATAACTTCACCTATGAAAAATATTggtcaaagacaaaaaaatgtaaattaattcAATCTACACAACTGatataaactaaattttatgaAGAAATTGTCATGTAATTGGACCtctttgtttaaacttatttgttaaaaaaatatttatttataaataaaatatgcaaattTTTTGGTAtgcttgtttaaattatttttacttaaaaaaacatacttgttttaagaaataaattttatctatttcttaaaaaattacttattgtaaaaaaatattttttaagtttaaataaactgGCCAAATTTGATACAATGGTGTACTAACATTCTCATGGTCGCTATAAAGAGGTCAATCAGCTAATAAGGCGTAATTAGATATATGGGCCCTGAATTCTTGGCATGTccaacaaataaacaaaatctaCATGAACAGAGAACATGTAATAATACAACTTATACGTTAAGCATACTAATTATATCTTACTAACTGATAATTCAGATTTGCTATCATTTAAGTATGGTTAGTCCGGAGGAGGAAGAGCAAAGAGTTCTCTATTACAAATGGAGTAAACGATTTGTATTTCGACTTCTATATTCAATTATTTGTATAAAACTTTGTATGCATTGACTTTTAGGGGCTTTTGCCCAGCCCATTcagaagagaaaaatgtattGACTTTCGAGTGTCGGGCTCaatatatattactattaaCCCTAAGCCAAAATAtaggttatttaaatattatacttgAATTGTATATTAATTGACATCAAATACCAATTAATTAGTGCAAATGAAATCCAATTTTGagtaattctttttttactgCCGTTTTAAGAAATTCTTAGCAACTATAATatcattataaaacaaaattgtcaacataaaataaaatatatatttgacaaggacaagaaaaagaaattaaaaaaaaaagtcggaCTTGATCATTCGGATTCAGTAACAGAAGTTAGGTCAGATCCATAAGTTTCTGTTTCTTTTGAAATTGCGAGGAAATTGACATGTAAGAAACTTTGTCATTTTTCAAATAGATGAAGTTTACTTTGACATAACCTAAGTATGCTTGTTTCATATGGTTCATAGCCTCCGCCCCACAGTGCAAGTATTCAactttagaattttaatttgtcAGAGAGTGGCTTGTTGAATTTATTGGTTTACTTTACGTACTAATCATGCAACATATTCGTGTTATATTATGTTATGGACCACTGCCTAATATTGAGTTCACAATTTTGGAGCTTGAAGGTTCAAACGTTTGGCAAACCATCCAGCTGGTATTTGGACAcagatatattttctttaaaatttaaaatttgactaGACAAAACagacactatatatatataatttacagGTGCGAAATTATTCAtacttgtatattttttttacaacaaataaaaataagaaaagaaagataaatgcGAGATTAAATAAGATTAGTGATGATAAAGTAAAATagtattgtaaaaaatattataaacaactATTTCTAAATAATATATCTCTTTGTATATTTTGCACAAAAATAatcattcattaaaaaaaatatcatacagAGTGACATAAAAGagtaaaacaattattatactTTCAAGTTCCACAAGTATATATTATGTAtagctattttttatataaaaaaattcataaaaatgaaGTGAAGCACTATGTTTAGAATTATTGTTAATTGTATTTGgtcaaaaataaatgaattcatCTTCAGTAATAAGTGAACAAACACTTTAAATCTAGTTCCGAGTATTTGAAGTGATGTACATAATATAAGTAGAATTAAGTTTACTCATGATATTAAGAATGATATAATGGTAATATGAAATTTTTGGAAGGTGGAAGAAACTTCTATAAGGTACtatgaaaattaattgtaatgATTTTTATCTTGCATCGACAATTCTTGCTACTTGTGCTGCTTTGCTCTgaaatgataaagaaaattttCTGAAAGTACTTTCAAGAAGACTTAAACATTGTATTATTGTGAAGGCTTTTGGACCATTTTTATTTGGTATGAATATGGCTTGCAATTTGAGTTATAGAGCAATTATTGTTGAAACTCAATGAACTAAAGTTGTTAAGCTTGTGGAGGATCTCAGCTATCATGAAAACCAATTTGTAGATCTTGTCTCTAAGATTGTGAAGATCAAGGGGAAATTTATTTCCTATTTCATTGTGAATGTActatattagaaaaataatatgagaaaatattttaccaaaaataatatataattctgTTTTGGGACTTGTCCAAGCaattcagaaaacaaaaaaaaccgcACAGATAACCAATCTTAATTTttcaggaaaaaataataataatcttacttttttttaagaataagtaatcttaattaaaatatagcCAAATAGTAAATGTGAATATCTCCCATGCACAGTGAGAATTGAAACcataataatcttttttatagGAACTAATTCGCTGTACTATCctgtcttaaaaaaaaatcgttatACTATAGTACTAGTACAGTAGTTCTTGTAAACTTCCATGGATAGTTTAATTAGACGTAGTAAGCAAATCAATTACGACCCAAAGTATTCTGCAAACGAGGAAAGATGACGTCATGCTTATGACCTGGTTTACAGTTAAGGCGGCAAGAGTGAACAACGGACCCACCAAGCATGCGCGCGTGCAATAGGAAGTGGGACCTCTTCTTACCACCAACCCACCATGAGTCAAAGGCTAAAGGTATGACTCTCAAGTCTTCACACTTATTACCCAGTTAcccattcatttttctttcatttgcattctatttttttatttactaattttccagtaatttagaataattatttttcaggaaaaat of the Glycine max cultivar Williams 82 chromosome 13, Glycine_max_v4.0, whole genome shotgun sequence genome contains:
- the LOC100805087 gene encoding transcription factor bHLH112 isoform X1 — encoded protein: MAEDFQAAICGENWWNNINPTRSVFPLMPSTCSVAAADHAGNYSTWQSTTDFVDLKGTRSCAELETDNNLSFLDAEKPQQSESGSILINSTLQMMGFGKSSSTSSNWNQSLLGSGFDSVLQEETGIGGGSQVSTVDALKPMNQEFSLDQQSLNSVVTSTGSLSGGFPVVSASYGYPSTLIQSLYEPEPQPQQQNSLFTNPSMSYSSSSANYGICSNELSPTWSKVSSLPKPSMPKQQLSGLHFSNNTAFWNSSAEALNDIRAGVFTSSQAQYQTAKFEEKPNCPNTLLNKLKREESPDAAKKNSPEPAFKRQRIETPSPLPTFKVRKEKLGDRITALQQLVSPFGKTDTASVLHEAIEYIKFLHDQVSVLSTPYMKNNGAPIQHQQDCDNLKDSEGAKQDLRSRGLCLVPISSTFPVANETSVDFWTSTFGGALIGR
- the LOC100805087 gene encoding transcription factor bHLH112 isoform X2; translation: MAEDFQAAICGENWWNNINPTRSVFPLMPSTCSVAAADHAGNYSTWQSTTDFVDLKGTRSCAELETDNNLSFLDAEKPQQSESGSILINSTLQMMGFGKSSSTSSNWNQSLLGSGFDSVLQEETGIGGGSQVSTVDALKPMNQEFSLDQQSLNSVVTSTGSLSGGFPVVSASYGYPSTLIQSLYEPEPQPQQQNSLFTNPSMSYSSSSANYGICSNELSPTWSKVSSLPKPSMPKQQLSGLHFSNNTAFWNSSAEALNDIRAGVFTSSQAQYQTAKFEEKPNCPNTLLNKLKREESPDAAKKNSPEPAFKRQRIETPSPLPTFKVRKEKLGDRITALQQLVSPFGKTDTASVLHEAIEYIKFLHDQVLSTPYMKNNGAPIQHQQDCDNLKDSEGAKQDLRSRGLCLVPISSTFPVANETSVDFWTSTFGGALIGR